In the Hordeum vulgare subsp. vulgare chromosome 7H, MorexV3_pseudomolecules_assembly, whole genome shotgun sequence genome, one interval contains:
- the LOC123412967 gene encoding zinc finger MYM-type protein 1-like — translation MRRFLVKRARTENMNDVQPEVELEQRTENVNDAQPEIGVEQPARSVANEFNPNAIERDPGKRKQICEYPPNIQDQVRRAYILKGPMQPDVQKYHRTKFGSSRSSRAFSKSWYKSYEWIEYSEWKNAAYCFYCFLFKQPGRAEHFGYEVFTKEGFTDWKHASKGFKDHIGGHGSKHNSCVKHYDDYNNQRQSVASTLARASKESEEMYKIRLTCSVSCSRYVMAQGLAFRGHDESATSLNKGNFREMIDLEKTKNEQVRDAFDRGGRNCTMTSGDIQKELAMCCAHEVSKKIMAELGDKQFSVLIDESRDISVKEQMAVMLRFLNDEGKVVERFLALHHVKDTTSNSLKDALYGILDHYKLSISRIRGQGYDGASNMRGEFNGLKKKIIDENPYAFYVHCYAHRLQLVVVSVASSCSSIHDFFEYISLIVTTTTTSCKRRDALIEAQHQDILDRLESGEISTGRGLHQSSTLPRPRDTRWGSHHTTLLRLDQMWSSVLKVLSTVDEYGRGPSQAAGLIEKMESFKFAFILNLMLKLFGITNELSKVLQRKDLNIVLAMELVNDVKARLETFRESGWDNLFGDVQEFCGANSILVPNMDEVIPVRGRSRREGRTITNLHHYRAEIFYVAIDKICVEMDHRFSEGANCVLDCFSCLDPKDSFSKFNVDKLARLAEIYHEDFSNDDRGTIREQLLTYISQVKRHVSFSTCDDVQSLAMKMVETKKKLVFPLVYKLIELALILPVSTASVERAFSAMKIIKNKLRSKINNEWFNDLMICYTERALFKLVDDKDIIRTFTAVKSRRGHLPRDFL, via the exons ATGAGGAGGTTTTTGGTTAAGAGAGCAAGGACTGAAAATATGAACGATGTGCAACCTGAAGTAGAACTGGAGCAAAGGACTGAAAATGTGAATGATGCGCAGCCTGAAATAGGAGTAGAGCAACCAGCGCGTAGCGTTGCCAATGAATTCAATCCAAATGCGATTGAGCGCGATCCGGGAAAGAGGAAACAAATTTGTGAGTATCCTCCTAATATTCAAGACCAAGTGAGGAGAGCATATATATTGAAGGGTCCAATGCAACCAGATGTGCAAAAGTACCATCGTACTAAATTTGGAAGTTCGCGTTCCTCAAGAGCATTTTCTAAATCTTGGTATAAAAGTTACGAATGGATAGAATACAGTGAGTGGAAGAATGCAGCTtattgtttttattgttttcTCTTTAAGCAACCTGGAAGGGCCGAGCACTTCGGTTATGAAGTCTTCACCAAAGAGGGATTTACAGATTGGAAGCATGCGTCTAAAGGCTTCAAAGATCACATTGGTGGACATGGTAGTAAGCACAACTCTTGTGTCAAGCATTATGATGATTATAATAATCAAAGACAAAGTGTGGCAAGCACTCTTGCTAGAGCAAGCAAGGAATCAGAAGAAATGTATAAGATTCGCTTAACTTGTTCTGTAAGTTGTTCAAGGTATGTCATGGCACAAGGCTTGGCATTCCGTGGACATGATGAATCAGCTACTTCTCTAAACAAGGGAAACTTTAGAGAGATGATAGATTTGGAAAAAACTAAGAATGAGCAAGTCAGAGATGCTTTTGACCGTGGTGGAAGAAATTGCACAATGACATCTGGCGACATTCAAAAGGAGCTTGCAATGTGTTGTGCACATGAAGTTAGCAAGAAGATCATGGCAGAGCTTGGTGATAAACAATTCTCGGTGCTTATTGATGAATCACGTGATATATCTGTGAAAGAGCAAATGGCTGTGATGTTGAG GTTTTTGAATGACGAAGGGAAGGTTGTGGAAAGATTTCTTGCTCTGCATCATGTCAAAGATACTACGTCCAACTCACTAAAGGATGCACTTTATGGTATTCTTGATCATTATAAGTTATCAATTTCAAGGATACGGGGTCAAGGATATGATGGGGCTTCAAATATGAGAGGTGAATTTAACGGTTTGAAGAAAAAGATCATAGATGAAAACCCTTATGCTTTCTACGTTCATTGTTATGCTCACCGCCTGCAGTTGGTGGTTGTGTCTGTTGCTAGTAGTTGCTCATCTATTCATGATTTTTTTGAGTACATCTCCTTGAttgtgaccacaacaacaacatcttgCAAGAGAAGGGATGCATTGATCGAGGCACAACACCAAGATATTCTGGATAGACTTGAGAGTGGTGAGATATCTACTGGAAGGGGCTTGCACCAATCATCTACTCTTCCTAGACCGAGAGATACTAGATGGGGTTCACATCATACTACCTTACTTCGTTTGGATCAAATGTGGTCCTCTGTGTTAAAGGTGCTTAGTACCGTTGATGAATATGGACGTGGACCATCTCAAGCAGCGGGTTTGATAGAAAAAATGGAGAGCTTTAAATTTGCTTTCATTCTAAATCTTATGTTGAAGTTATTTGGCATCACAAATGAGCTTTCAAAAGTATTACAAAGAAAAGATCTTAATATTGTTCTTGCCATGGAATTAGTTAATGATGTTAAGGCTCGGTTGGAAACGTTCAGAGAGAGTGGTTGGGACAATTTATTTGGTGATGTCCAAGAATTTTGTGGTGCTAATAGTATTCTAGTACCAAATATGGACGAAGTAATACCAGTTCGTGGTCGTTCAAGGAGAGAAGGGAGGACAATCACTAATCTTCACCATTACCGTGCAGAGATTTTTTATGTTGCCATTGACAAAATATGTGTGGAGATGGATCACCGCTTTAGTGAAGGAGCAAATTGTGTGCTTGATTGCTTCTCATGTCTTGATCCCAAGGACTCTTTCTCCAAGTTCAATGTTGATAAACTTGCTCgtcttgctgaaatttatcatgaagACTTCTCTAATGATGATCGTGGAACAATAAGAGAGCAGCTCCTCACTTACATAAGCCAAGTGAAAAGGCATGTTTCTTtttctacttgtgatgatgttcAAAGTTTGGCTATGAAGATGGTTGAAACTAAGAAAAAATTGGTATTTCCATTGGTATACAAACTTATTGAGTTGGCATTGATATTGCCGGTGTCAACCGCATCTGTTGAGAGAGCATTTTCagcaatgaaaatcatcaagaatAAATTGCGTAGCAAGATCAACAACGAATGGTTCAATGACTTGATGATATGTTACACCGAGCGGGCATTATTCAAGTTAGTTGATGATAAGGATATTATTCGAACATTTACAGCAGTGAAGTCTCGGAGAGGACATTTGCCTCGTGATTTTCTTTAG